The Microbacterium sp. LWO12-1.2 genome includes a window with the following:
- a CDS encoding ABC transporter permease produces MSRIAAATPAGRFRFRWPRAWRTPLGIIGTVIAGAWVIVAFTAQWWVPFGPNAQVLPRLQPPGIDTLLGTDGNGRDIFSRLMTGATVSLPLALTLVIAAMIIGTVIGALAGYFGGWLDETLMRITDLFMAFPTVILAMVVAASLGPSLFNAVIAAIVVSWPQYSRVTRSIVLGLRGQNYVIAGRLLGHSPVRTLFVDILPNIAGPVLVLATLDIGAAILLLSGLSFLGLGAQPPTAEWGSMISGAMQNFDAWWLGVFPGLAILTVVLAFNFLGDAMRDVLDPTAEIAHEKQAEHKASATGVAA; encoded by the coding sequence ATGAGCCGCATCGCCGCCGCGACCCCGGCCGGACGCTTCCGCTTCCGGTGGCCCCGAGCCTGGCGCACCCCGCTCGGCATCATCGGCACCGTGATCGCCGGAGCCTGGGTCATCGTCGCCTTCACGGCGCAGTGGTGGGTGCCCTTCGGCCCCAACGCCCAGGTGCTCCCTCGCCTGCAGCCGCCGGGCATCGATACGCTCCTGGGTACCGATGGCAACGGTCGCGACATCTTCTCGCGTCTGATGACCGGCGCCACCGTGAGCCTGCCGCTCGCGCTCACCCTGGTGATCGCGGCCATGATCATCGGCACCGTCATCGGCGCGCTCGCCGGCTACTTCGGCGGCTGGCTCGACGAGACGCTGATGCGCATCACCGACCTGTTCATGGCGTTCCCGACCGTCATCCTCGCGATGGTGGTGGCGGCCTCCCTCGGCCCGTCGCTGTTCAACGCCGTGATCGCCGCGATCGTGGTGTCGTGGCCGCAGTACTCCCGTGTCACCCGCAGCATCGTGCTCGGTCTGCGCGGACAGAACTACGTGATCGCCGGACGGCTGCTCGGCCACTCCCCGGTGCGGACGCTGTTCGTCGACATCCTCCCGAACATCGCCGGCCCCGTGCTGGTGCTGGCGACGCTCGACATCGGCGCGGCGATCCTCCTGCTCTCCGGACTCTCGTTCCTCGGACTCGGTGCCCAGCCGCCGACGGCCGAGTGGGGATCGATGATCTCCGGTGCGATGCAGAACTTCGACGCCTGGTGGCTCGGAGTCTTCCCCGGACTCGCGATCCTGACCGTGGTGCTCGCGTTCAACTTCCTGGGCGACGCGATGCGTGATGTGCTCGATCCCACGGCCGAGATCGCCCACGAGAAGCA
- a CDS encoding ABC transporter permease, with the protein MTTVAVQRQAQRRRSPLIGYLLRRAGTSLLLLVGVTIVTFALTNLVPGDPVSAALGEGASQNPATREAFIREHGLDQPLFVQYFIYMGNLLRGDLGTSLVTGRPVTSDLATAVPATIEIAIGAIILSLVVSIVLGTLAAYRRGLVTDQVIRVVTLVGLSVPTFWLALVSFYVFFLELRIAPGSGRISPSITPPPRVTGLYTVDYLLNGDAVGFFDALAHLALPVMVLSLVTIGLLTRFIRTSVLEVLGSDYVRAARAKGLPAMRVILDYVLRGASLPILTVVGVAFGALLSGTVLVESVFAWPGLGTYAYNSAANLDLPGIMGVGLVVGFIYLLINFVVDLLYGVLDPRVRIA; encoded by the coding sequence ATGACGACAGTGGCCGTGCAGAGGCAGGCGCAGCGGCGCCGATCGCCTCTGATCGGATACCTGCTGCGGCGGGCAGGGACCTCTCTGCTCCTGTTGGTGGGCGTGACGATCGTCACGTTCGCGCTCACCAACCTGGTGCCGGGAGACCCGGTCTCGGCCGCACTCGGTGAGGGCGCGTCCCAGAACCCGGCGACGCGTGAGGCGTTCATCCGGGAGCACGGACTCGACCAGCCACTGTTCGTGCAGTACTTCATCTATATGGGGAACCTGCTGCGCGGGGACCTCGGCACGTCGCTGGTGACCGGACGCCCGGTCACCAGCGACCTCGCCACCGCGGTGCCGGCCACGATCGAGATCGCCATCGGCGCGATCATCCTCAGCCTCGTGGTCAGCATCGTGCTCGGAACGCTGGCCGCCTACCGGCGCGGACTGGTCACCGACCAGGTCATCCGCGTGGTGACGCTGGTGGGACTCAGCGTGCCGACCTTCTGGCTGGCGCTCGTCAGCTTCTACGTCTTCTTCCTGGAGCTGCGCATCGCGCCTGGTTCCGGGCGCATCTCTCCGTCGATCACGCCGCCCCCGCGCGTGACCGGGCTCTACACGGTCGACTACCTCCTGAACGGCGACGCGGTCGGCTTCTTCGACGCCCTCGCGCACCTCGCCCTGCCGGTCATGGTGCTGTCGCTCGTCACGATCGGTCTGCTCACCCGCTTCATCCGCACCTCCGTGCTCGAGGTCCTGGGCAGCGACTACGTGCGTGCCGCGCGGGCCAAGGGCCTTCCGGCGATGCGCGTGATCCTCGACTATGTGCTCCGCGGCGCCTCGCTGCCGATCCTGACCGTCGTCGGTGTGGCCTTCGGCGCGCTGCTCTCGGGCACGGTGCTCGTCGAGTCGGTGTTCGCCTGGCCGGGACTGGGCACCTATGCCTACAACTCCGCCGCGAACCTCGACCTGCCCGGCATCATGGGCGTCGGACTCGTGGTCGGGTTCATCTACCTCCTCATCAACTTCGTCGTCGATCTGCTCTACGGCGTCCTCGACCCGAGAGTGAGGATCGCATGA
- a CDS encoding ABC transporter substrate-binding protein, translating into MSSRRSTSVIAIGAVALLALAGCSGGNSANNGEQSSGTDSLVIDTAFSIETADPGHTYDPTGNMIAKAIYETLVDFEGSDVSTPVPGLASWEQNDEATEFTFTLEGDRVFSDGSPIEAKDVVFSLQRIQGMTDAKPNFLLGGLTITEIDDKTITFTSETPLLQLPAILANPALGIVNSDVVIENGGTTDGTDTAQKFLDGESAGSGPFVLDTLDLSSQVVLTRNDEYNGDEESAYKRVVVRNVSESATQLANLKGGDSMVAMDLNGDQVAGLGDDITVDSVPSGQTIFLLLNQSEAVAGELANVKIAEAIRYSLDYDALLELAGAGSVQATGVIPPGFEGALDSGVTQDLDKAKAALAEAGYTGQTLKLQFPNDYPVGGVEFTPLAERIQAQLEDAGITVELAPAPFATELDAYVNGTEGFGLWFWGPDYADSANFLPFAPGLKVGLRAGWAAEANPEIAGIAAGAASATDADTRTDAFTEFAEAMQAEGPFVPLIVPGRNISSADSVTGAVYNSVWEMDIAEITPAG; encoded by the coding sequence ATGTCGTCACGTCGCAGCACGTCGGTCATCGCGATCGGAGCCGTTGCGCTCCTCGCGCTCGCAGGATGCTCAGGAGGGAACTCGGCCAACAACGGCGAACAGTCCTCCGGCACGGATTCGCTGGTCATCGACACGGCGTTCTCGATCGAAACGGCCGACCCCGGCCACACCTACGACCCCACCGGCAACATGATCGCGAAGGCGATCTACGAGACGCTGGTCGACTTCGAGGGCTCCGACGTGTCGACCCCCGTCCCCGGCCTCGCCTCGTGGGAGCAGAACGACGAAGCCACCGAGTTCACCTTCACGCTCGAGGGTGACCGCGTCTTCTCCGACGGATCGCCGATCGAGGCGAAGGACGTCGTGTTCTCGCTGCAGCGCATCCAGGGCATGACCGATGCCAAGCCGAACTTCCTGCTCGGCGGTCTCACGATCACCGAGATCGACGACAAGACGATCACGTTCACGTCCGAGACCCCGCTGCTGCAGCTGCCCGCGATCCTCGCGAACCCGGCGCTCGGCATCGTCAACTCCGACGTCGTGATCGAGAACGGCGGCACGACCGACGGCACCGACACGGCGCAGAAGTTCCTCGACGGCGAGTCGGCCGGCTCCGGCCCGTTCGTGCTCGACACTCTCGACCTCAGCTCGCAGGTCGTCCTGACCCGCAACGACGAGTACAACGGCGACGAGGAGTCGGCGTACAAGCGCGTCGTCGTGCGCAACGTCTCGGAGAGCGCCACGCAGCTCGCCAACCTCAAGGGCGGCGACTCGATGGTCGCGATGGACCTGAACGGCGACCAGGTCGCCGGTCTGGGCGACGACATCACGGTGGACTCTGTCCCGTCCGGACAGACCATCTTCCTGCTGCTGAACCAGTCAGAGGCCGTGGCCGGTGAGCTGGCGAACGTCAAGATCGCCGAGGCCATCCGCTACTCGCTCGACTACGACGCTCTCCTCGAGCTGGCAGGTGCCGGCTCCGTGCAGGCGACCGGTGTCATCCCGCCCGGATTCGAGGGCGCGCTCGACAGCGGAGTGACGCAGGACCTCGACAAGGCCAAGGCCGCTCTCGCGGAGGCCGGCTACACGGGCCAGACCCTGAAGCTGCAGTTCCCGAACGACTACCCGGTCGGTGGCGTGGAGTTCACCCCGCTCGCCGAGCGCATCCAGGCACAGCTCGAGGATGCCGGCATCACGGTCGAGCTCGCTCCGGCCCCGTTCGCGACGGAGCTCGACGCCTACGTCAACGGCACCGAGGGCTTCGGCCTCTGGTTCTGGGGCCCGGACTACGCGGACTCCGCGAACTTCCTGCCCTTCGCTCCCGGTCTGAAGGTCGGCCTCCGCGCCGGCTGGGCGGCTGAGGCCAACCCGGAGATCGCCGGCATCGCCGCAGGTGCTGCCAGCGCCACGGATGCAGACACCCGCACCGACGCGTTCACCGAGTTCGCCGAGGCCATGCAGGCCGAGGGTCCGTTCGTGCCGCTGATCGTTCCCGGTCGCAACATCTCCTCGGCCGACAGCGTCACCGGCGCCGTGTACAACTCCGTCTGGGAGATGGACATCGCCGAGATCACCCCGGCCGGCTGA
- a CDS encoding Lrp/AsnC family transcriptional regulator: MSSKDAEQSKHSGRNATPLDETAYRILEVLRDNGRVSIAALADKVGISRANAYTRVESLVHDGVITGFSARVDQAKAGLSIGALVFVTVLPQAWASFRDRVLEMPDVEWCAITTGEHDAMLLIRAVDVSGVHEFSTGVIAQLPEVRTVVSVVVLDEVIRRPYLLPGDLPERDSGIAPLGMTRWTPASPGRDALPPR; this comes from the coding sequence ATGTCCAGCAAGGATGCCGAACAGTCAAAGCATTCTGGACGGAATGCCACCCCGTTGGACGAGACCGCGTACAGAATCCTCGAAGTGCTCCGTGATAACGGTCGCGTCTCGATCGCCGCCCTCGCGGACAAGGTGGGCATCTCGCGCGCGAATGCGTACACCCGGGTCGAATCGCTCGTGCACGACGGGGTCATCACGGGCTTCAGTGCGAGAGTCGATCAGGCCAAGGCCGGACTCTCGATCGGTGCGCTCGTGTTCGTCACGGTGCTGCCGCAGGCCTGGGCGTCGTTCCGCGACCGCGTGCTCGAGATGCCCGATGTCGAGTGGTGTGCGATCACCACGGGCGAGCACGACGCCATGCTGTTGATCCGCGCCGTCGACGTGAGCGGTGTGCACGAGTTCTCGACCGGCGTGATCGCGCAGCTGCCCGAGGTGCGCACGGTCGTGAGCGTCGTGGTCCTCGACGAGGTCATCCGGCGCCCCTACCTGCTGCCGGGCGACCTGCCAGAGCGCGACAGCGGCATCGCCCCGCTGGGCATGACCCGCTGGACACCGGCATCCCCCGGCCGCGACGCGCTCCCGCCGCGCTGA
- a CDS encoding GNAT family N-acetyltransferase, whose product MESRTPVRSGGFDPEYPIVTTRLLLRPITAGDAVTMHSYKSDPDAVRYVPYAPLTLDEVEQRIATTWSRTVFTTEGDGVCLAVEERESGALVGDVVLFWRSETDRAGEVGYIFAPRFSGRGYASEAVDALLALGFDGLGLHRIAARIDERNTASARVVERLGFRREARLVESEWFKEEWTTLLIYGLLETEWRGRSASMQ is encoded by the coding sequence GTGGAGAGTCGGACTCCGGTGCGGAGCGGTGGGTTCGACCCCGAGTACCCGATCGTGACGACGCGGCTGCTGCTGCGGCCGATCACCGCCGGCGATGCGGTCACGATGCACTCGTACAAGTCGGATCCGGATGCGGTGCGCTACGTGCCGTACGCGCCGTTGACACTCGACGAGGTGGAGCAGCGCATCGCGACGACCTGGTCGCGCACGGTCTTCACGACGGAAGGTGACGGGGTCTGCCTCGCCGTGGAAGAGCGCGAGAGCGGTGCGCTCGTCGGCGACGTCGTGCTGTTCTGGCGCAGCGAGACGGATCGCGCGGGCGAAGTCGGCTACATCTTCGCCCCCCGGTTCTCGGGGCGCGGCTACGCCTCGGAAGCGGTCGACGCGCTGCTCGCGCTCGGCTTCGACGGGCTCGGACTGCATCGGATCGCGGCGCGGATCGACGAGCGCAACACCGCGTCGGCGCGCGTCGTGGAGCGACTGGGCTTCCGCCGCGAGGCGCGTCTCGTCGAGAGCGAATGGTTCAAAGAAGAGTGGACGACGCTCCTGATCTACGGCCTTCTCGAGACCGAGTGGCGAGGGCGCTCCGCGTCCATGCAGTGA
- a CDS encoding DUF5979 domain-containing protein: MHTLKSTAETRPRAVLALLLVVLSILAGVLAGAAPARADVPNPPASEPFNAPLCEGETAYDPTDGDALNGIEDLTRVWGQRLTDYNAGQVVVLYGAYGDNEGVPACALRYVDGIGPVSEWMYCTDVHSRTCTRVNADGEITYGGVVVPGLEHLDQNVRLTTEQERIIAYILRHDMPVTMFGGLASNANHDSREARQYLVWCVSDPEWENEEGYCEANMNTAEQQRILALTGAESELTFDLRAEDTDLEVGETARVDVTTNVYGQPIALTVDGGTATVCEGDASLSGGVLTVEGADAATSTTVTLCIIADEAGTVTVSGAATPASREQISWVQSPGADGVVCQVFATFETTRAATVRGAASVQFREAAAASGGFSVAKVVEGTASAAVPDDTVFTVEYTVGDGTAQELSVTADGTPVSVNGLNEGDVVTFSEVDLPAITGVTWGAPVFEVDGAVANTVTIGADQTIAVVLTNTANTTPVTPGEPENPEGPGTPVESGDKPGEGLAITGGTVTWGAVALGALLLIVGAGAFGLRRRTT; this comes from the coding sequence ATGCACACCCTGAAATCCACAGCAGAGACGAGACCGCGCGCCGTTCTGGCGCTCCTGCTCGTCGTCCTCAGCATCCTCGCCGGAGTGCTCGCCGGTGCCGCGCCGGCACGCGCGGACGTACCGAACCCGCCCGCCAGCGAGCCGTTCAATGCCCCGCTCTGCGAAGGAGAGACGGCGTACGATCCGACCGATGGCGACGCGCTCAACGGGATCGAGGACCTGACCCGCGTGTGGGGTCAGCGCCTGACCGACTACAACGCCGGACAGGTCGTCGTGCTGTACGGCGCGTACGGGGACAATGAGGGAGTGCCAGCGTGCGCGCTCCGCTACGTCGATGGCATCGGCCCGGTGTCGGAGTGGATGTATTGCACGGACGTCCATAGCCGCACCTGCACGCGCGTCAACGCCGATGGCGAGATCACGTACGGCGGCGTGGTCGTCCCCGGTCTCGAGCATCTCGACCAGAACGTCCGCCTCACCACCGAGCAGGAGCGCATCATCGCGTACATCCTGCGCCACGACATGCCCGTGACCATGTTCGGGGGTCTCGCGTCGAACGCCAACCATGACTCCCGCGAGGCGCGTCAATATCTCGTATGGTGCGTCTCTGATCCCGAGTGGGAGAACGAGGAGGGGTACTGCGAGGCGAACATGAACACGGCCGAACAGCAGCGGATCCTGGCTCTGACCGGGGCCGAGAGCGAACTCACGTTCGACCTGCGTGCAGAGGACACCGACCTCGAAGTCGGCGAAACGGCACGCGTGGATGTGACCACCAACGTCTACGGTCAGCCGATCGCGCTCACCGTAGACGGCGGCACCGCGACGGTCTGCGAGGGTGACGCGTCGCTCTCCGGTGGAGTCCTCACGGTGGAGGGCGCGGATGCGGCGACGTCGACGACGGTCACGCTGTGCATCATTGCAGACGAGGCCGGCACGGTCACCGTCTCGGGAGCGGCCACCCCGGCTTCTCGGGAGCAGATCTCCTGGGTGCAGTCTCCCGGAGCTGACGGAGTCGTCTGCCAGGTGTTCGCGACGTTCGAGACGACGCGCGCCGCAACCGTGCGGGGAGCGGCATCGGTGCAGTTCCGCGAGGCGGCGGCTGCGAGCGGCGGCTTCTCGGTGGCGAAGGTCGTCGAGGGGACGGCGTCGGCTGCGGTGCCGGATGACACGGTGTTCACGGTGGAGTACACCGTGGGCGACGGCACGGCACAGGAGCTGTCCGTGACGGCAGACGGCACCCCTGTCTCCGTGAACGGTCTGAACGAGGGGGACGTGGTGACGTTCTCTGAGGTTGACCTGCCGGCGATCACGGGCGTGACCTGGGGCGCGCCGGTGTTCGAGGTCGACGGGGCGGTCGCGAACACGGTGACGATCGGTGCGGATCAGACGATCGCGGTCGTGCTCACCAACACCGCGAACACGACGCCGGTCACGCCGGGAGAGCCGGAGAACCCGGAGGGGCCGGGCACGCCGGTGGAATCCGGTGACAAGCCGGGTGAGGGTCTCGCCATCACCGGCGGAACCGTCACCTGGGGAGCGGTGGCGCTGGGCGCGCTGCTGCTGATCGTGGGCGCAGGCGCATTCGGGTTGCGTCGTCGCACCACCTAG
- a CDS encoding DUF779 domain-containing protein, with amino-acid sequence MVSIGTYQRVDVTDAAASLVRDLTAQHGPLMFHQSGGCCDGSSPMCYPVGMFITGPGDVLLGALDVGLEAPVEVFMSASQFEYWKFTHLTIDVVPGRGAGFSVEGPTGMRFLIRSRMLNEAELEYFGLSSAS; translated from the coding sequence ATGGTGAGCATCGGCACCTACCAGCGGGTCGACGTGACGGATGCCGCGGCATCCCTCGTGCGGGATCTGACCGCGCAGCACGGCCCGCTCATGTTCCATCAGTCGGGCGGATGCTGCGACGGTTCGTCGCCCATGTGCTACCCGGTGGGCATGTTCATCACGGGACCGGGCGACGTGCTGCTCGGTGCACTCGATGTCGGGCTGGAGGCACCGGTCGAGGTCTTCATGTCGGCGTCGCAGTTCGAGTACTGGAAGTTCACGCATCTCACGATCGACGTGGTGCCGGGGCGCGGCGCCGGCTTCTCGGTCGAGGGTCCGACGGGCATGCGGTTCCTGATCCGGTCGCGGATGCTGAACGAGGCCGAGCTGGAGTACTTCGGGCTTTCCTCCGCGTCGTAG